GTTAATTCAACATGATGATCTCTCACGCTtataaaacaatctttttattttttttcttgagcatGATCACAGAACAAATGGAATCGAAAACACTAATTTTCAATACACATACAttgcataaaaaatgttttagattaTTGTACGGTTTAAGGCCAAAGTagatttaattttatatacagAATGAAGATCGTAGCAAGTTAGAGCACATGCAAAATCTCTAAAAATGTTTAGGAATATTCGATCAAATTATTACCAAGGTCTTAAGAATAGTTCTTAAAAATGAAACCTTGCCATTCACTGACAAAAGGTGCTGATGTAAAAATTGCACATACTTTGCATAGGAAAATCTTCACTCATATCAACATTCCACAGGGTACAAAAATagacttttaaaacaattgCATATTTACATTTAACTGCAACAACCCATGGAGTGTATGAAGCCCTTATAGTCATTTTCATTACTGCTGCTAAATATTGCAATGAAACTTGCAgatccatttcttttttcatgcatggcaatacatgcatgcattaaCATATTTCTTATCACAGAAGTACATTCCTTCtagtggccctatgctcctcaaaggagcaacaaagaataaactaacaTTCCTTCTATAACCGGAAGGAAAATGTGTACAGATGCTATTCACAAAATACTAAAATGCAGGTCAGCAGAGATACATTTCATAAGTTTTTGCTGAAATGTATTTATACTATGGAAAAAGTATTGAATTGTAAACATTATCATGATTCAGCTAgaataacttaaaaaattcaCACGCACCCAAATATACCATATTCCTTCATTGTCACATGCCCCCAGCCCTCATGAATAGTCCTACCTTCCAACTCatataacatttaaaagactgctgacaacatttctttttgtgctGTTTAATACAAATTTTCCTTTGGGCCATCTTACTTTCATCATCATATATTAACATTAAAACACTTGATGCGAGGTAGAGTATACTGACACTCCCTCTCCATCCcagataattattataattttctggTTGCTCAAAATGGAATACTATTCAAGTGCTAACACTTATTAATTAGAAAACGTGGTATGTCTGTAGTACAACATGCAATAGTTTATGACCAATGTAGTATaaccaaaaatattaataaaatgtcattttttattttaatgcaacTCTTCCTTTCCATCAGTTGCAATTGCAGCTTATATTTCAACTCCAGAAACATTCTGACAAATACagcaaaaatgagaagaaaactaaCATGATAGATCTGATGAGATCTAAAGAAAAGtattcaaaactatatttacaaatatattatgTCTataacatttggaaaaaaaagggaaggagaTGCTGGTGCTGTGAAATATGTCCAGTAAAGTAAGATGAAATCTATAAGGTGAAAGACGAAAGGCTGCCATACAGGAAAGTAAGATGAAATCTACAAGGTGAAGGATGGAAGGCTGCCATTTGGGTCTTGCTTGTTTAGTCTTTCAAATCCTGGCACTGTGAGCAGCTATCCATTTCCTCCACATACTCCTCTACTTGCATGGTGGTCTGGCTTATGTTGAACTTTTGTTGAATCAAAAATGAGGCAGCCTGTACAACTTGCAGAGGATCCACCCCTTTTTctgaaatgcataaaaaaaaattaaaaaattaacatatgCAGGATTCTTATTTTCTCTGAGAGCATTGCAGCTTATCTTATGGTCTTACAGACCTCCTTCTCCCCTCAAAAAAGAGcaacaaaaaagggaaaaatgtaGAAACACAGCAGTGATATgtacaacaacaacgaaaaaaaaaggttaaggaATAGTCTTCTCTCCCCCATCATACCTATACATAAAAGGAAACGTCTTAGattcttgaattttttaaacttcttaaattcttaaatagGCTATGTATTGATATTTTACTCCTTACTTTTGTCACAGAGCATGAAACAGTGACAGAGCATGAAACATTCAGAATGACAAATATTGATAACAAGCAAGACCAATTCTTTCCACTGATCTGAGAGATTGATGCACCTAACAATTTACTGACTGATACTTACGGACAACAAGATGGACAGAAAGAGCTGTCTTGCTCATTGTGAGAGACCAAAGTCTTAAATCATGCAGGTCTTGGACACCCTCCAAATTTAAGAATGTGGCTCTTACTTCTTCAAAACTTAAATTTCTTGGGGTTCCTGCAAGGAAATACGAAAATTATTACACATTTCATAGCAAAGTCTGaagaattttgcattttgtaaaaGCATTTCTCTACTAAGCAAAGTCCCcagtgaactttaaaaaaacagacgACCATTCAGAGAAGAATCTTGATGATTTAGAATCCAAAGTGCAATCGCTAGTTTTTCTAAAGTGACTgcattttctaaaaagaaatgaagttcAAGCAAACCCATTTTCATACTTACCTTCCATGAGTACTACGAGGATATCGCGCATGATGCTAAGGGTGGTGATGAGGACAAAGACTGAGAATAGGAATGTGCAGATGGGGTCTGCAATTTTCCATTCAGGCTGAAAAAAAGACCAACTTTAGTAGTTGCAACACAGAGTCAACATATACCATACTGTTTCCAGCTTATACCTGAAAAACCACACATATAAactatgtttttaatttaaacagatgctctaaatgttaaaagaaaagcattaaaCTAAATGTCCATAGCATGCAACACCAGTCATGGTGTGCTTCTGACAATTGTCGCTGAAGACTGAGTGTGACTGTAGGTGTGTAAGGCATAtctatgttttgtttagtttattaccTATGGCTCCCAACAAATGAACGTTTCTAATCCTGCTGTGGACAGAAGCAGACAAAGACATGTTGTATTGTATACTATTGTTCACATAGTTTTCAGCTGTCAAATGTCTCACCttaaaatagataataaaggCAGCCACTAGGACTCCCACACTCTGACATAGATCTCCGATAACATGGATGAAGGCAGCCTGGACATTGATGTTTGaagctttcttttttgatttttggATTGTTGATGCTTGGTCTTGGACACCATCTGTACTCCTCATGCTGCCGTACTGGCTTACACTGGTGCCACCATTTTCTGATGGCAACAGAGGTGAATTGGGCTTAGAGACGATGCTGTCGGAACTGCCGTGACTGTGACCATGACCATGACTGTGACTGTGCCCGTGACCATGGTCGTGCTGGTGCAATGAGACTGCCAGACTGAAACACAACCATGAAGTTtaacaaaaaccagaaaacaCCTTAAACCCTGacttaaaaatcaaacaaaaagcagtttccttttgttatatttgaagGCTTTATACGTCCTTAGAACTCTTATAAACAgctttttatttaagtttttatgttgtttccAAAGTTTATGGCTGTTctctctaaaaataaatacaaaaatgcatttcCAAAAACTATTATCAGATGTAGCATAGTTTACAGCTGAGTAAACTCACACAATGTTGAAAAACACTCCAGTTCCTGAGGTAATGAGCATAATTGTAGCATTGATCTCATAGTCACCACTTTCTATACGCTGAACACCAGAGTACACCAGCACTCCAGTTATCACCCACAGCATTAAGATAGAAACCAGTGCACCAAGAATTTCTGCAGATAAATGTTCCATACAAAATGAATGTAACTGTTAGAAAGTTAATGTCATACACTGAAATGAACATCAAAACTAGAAATGCTTCCAGGAAGCAAAAGAAATCTTGTGCTGAAGTGCACTTTcatcagtaaataaaagaactatAGAAAAGTggttctttcaaaacaaattgcAGGATTCTACAGCAAAGACAGAGATGATGGCTTAAGACCTGCACAGTCTACCCTATGCACAAGCTTAGGCTGCCCCCACTCCAACATCCCCATGAAGACTTTACCTGCTCTGTACCAGCCAAAACTGAGTCGCTTAGTGGAGGGTCGACTCACTAGATACAGTGCCATCAGACTAATCATGAAGCTGGCAAAATCAGTCAGAAGGTGTGCTGCATCAGACATCACAGCCAGACTGTGTGCAAGGAACCCACCTGATGAAAAATCAGATAACTGATAGATGAAACTTAACTAGGAAATGTGCAAATGAACATCCTCAAAACAGGTTTTCATATGGTATATTTGACATTGCATATATTTTAAGTGTGTTACTGCACAACAATAACATCTAcatctctcttcccttccatatccacaccatctacccaccatcgaatcctttaaatgtgcactggaAACCCAtgttccatgagcattactccttacaccaatcaagaCAGTTGTCAATAGCTGTGATTATAGCCTATTGACTGGTCCACAagtttgtcttcctctgcagattaatgacactctccatctcttactgtttgttcactgattcctctttgtgtcttctattcCTTATCTTCATAgctgtttctccttccgtcctttgtaAGCAtgattatgcactatataaattacACTATTACTATAATCACATAAAGATGGCGGTTTAAAGACGGGCATGACAGTAAGTGGTGAAagacagataataataataatgcatacTTGTAATGTGCAGTATCCAACCAAGATAGATCATACTCTCTGCTAGTaatgatatataaatattagaTAATAGACAGTGGACCATGAGATATGTACAGAATACAAGAGAAGAACATAAAGCAATTCataaaggtatgaagggatatagGTACTATAAACAGAGTAAGATGACgtcattacatgatggttaatATGATagacaatattgcaaaaggagttcagaatagtaattcagagatagtacttagtgaacacATGTTTTCAGAaagcgtttgaatgtagccttggagttcGAGTGgagaatgtgatgtggaagagagttccactgctgaGAAGCACGGAGAAGGTCTGTTATCGGTATTTGACTATCTTTGTGGGATGGATGAACAGAATGCCAAGTCTGATAAGGAGCAAAGGTTTTGAGCAGGAGCAGGAGTGTGGCCAGACAAGACTTCAGTAAAGTAATGGGGGAAGGATATCAACTGAAGTAATGATGGCTTCTGCtacaacaaatgacaatgaaaataaaacggTAGATTCACGGCTGAATGAGTTAACTTACTGTAAACACAATGTGGAATTAATACAAATGATTTATAAGGCATGAAGTGCTTTTTCATGATGATCAAAATCCTAGCAAATAATTTTACTCTGAGATGTTTTGGCCTTCAAAGTAATGTAGAACAGATTATACTTACCAACAACCTCTGCAATCATGAAGGTTAGACAGAGCAAACTTGCTATAATCAGCCTTCGCCTTGCTTTCTTGTCCAGGCGTGATTCTTCTGGCCATGTGTGACAGTGACTTCTTCCAATGAATGCTTGTAATTAAAGAATTGTAATATTCTCATTAATACTGCCAATATATCGACTTTTCAATGCAATCCTCTAGAAACTGAGGAATTCATCATTcagcaaggaaaagaaaaacaaacaaaaaaaacacaaagtttaTTTCTCAACATTGCAGATGCATCCATAATGTTTGCTTAACTTTTATTTGAAGTAGAACATCAAACTGTAATTTTCAGGAATTAGCCTGCCTGTCTACCACAAAGATTTCCCTTAATTCTGATTGAGATATTTGTTCTCAAAAAATGGATAATGAAGGTCTATTTAGTCAAACAATTCATTGTACAGAACATTTATGGTTTAgaaagcacacatacacatgtaaaaaTCATCTGGATTCTTGCTTACCTTGGCCATTCTCTGCCATGCCACCATGCCCATCTGTTTGTATGCCATCATGCACAGGTCTGttcattgaagaaaaaaatcaaattatagACACAAAAATCAGTAcaggtatgtcacaaacctcATGTTTCATTTTTACCTGGGAAAGGGATAAGAAATGGAGGAGGGGGGAAGGTGGACATGTGCTTTGGGATTGCGATTAGGTATCCACATTCTGCTGTGTggagaaaattaaaagtaaatcaTCCAAGtgtccacaaacacacatggaaaaatcatttacaaaatatggatttagtaaaacaaattttagcAAAATATGTCTTGTCACATGGTCCCAAAAGATGAATGagcagtaaacaatatttattgtattaaacaGTGGCACGAACAAGATTAAAATCAAGAGTTTCAGATACTACAATGACAGACAGCTATAATGACTGTCTTCCTGGAGGAGGCTATCATCAATAAGTCAGGCTGATATCATTAGCCACCACAAGCCAGTCTTGCTGAAGCAtcacatttttctgctttcactTAATTGGTAGCATTAGTATTCACTCCTGTATAGCAGTCTGCAAAAGTGTTCGCCCAACTGACAATGGGAATGCCTGAGCAGACACTTGTGCTTTTGCCACATCTAAGAAAAGCCAAAGAAAAACTTCCACCTGAGGGCAATCAGGCTATGCACTATGCCATGGTCACCAGCTGATTCTGCCATTGTTTACAGTCAATTTGTAGTTtactttaaatagaaaaaaagttaaaataggTGAAAAGGCGAACTGCACAGAACTGCACATTCTGCTGACTATAGATCCCCTCCCCCGCCCACGAGCACACAGATGTATAATGTCATGCTGTGCAGCTCAACGTACCCGCCACGCTACCCAGCTCTTTGCAATTCTTTAATATGAACAACTTACAACTTTTAAAGCTTAGTTCAAcaaaaactcattttatttaaacatatttactgCTCGCCTCAAGTGAAGTATAAAAAGTCCGAACTTTCATCAAGCGATTTCAAGGCCAAATGCAGGAGTAAAGGCCGCGATGACTTTTTTGCACGCTTGAAAAACCAAGTGGAATTCAAAAATTCCAAGGGCTGCGCAAGAATATATACTATATTTTCCCCAAACCTGGGCGAATACGTACACTCCTTGCGCTCTCGAGGCAAACATATTGGCCTTCACCATATAAAGGGGTCAACAACCGCAATGCGtcatgattgtacatggatgtatatatatgtttatgttgcGGAGACCTAGGGTCAATGAGACAGCAGGTAGAACTGATTATAAAGGTCTTAATCGCAAAATGTGCATATTGGTCATTGTCACGATAAACGATGAGCCATTCATGCATTTCTTTTCGGTGaataaatattatcacaaatatcaTTTCAGACATCGCCATTACATTCATTTCAAACATAAAACTCTTCTCGTGATACGTCGaagtaaaacagaaacatcGCAACCAGATGTTTCGTGAGAAAGTGGCCATGCCCATCCCACGGTGAAGACAATTAAAGCGAAGCCGACGACAAAAACCGCAGTGCGCAGACATAATTAAAATCACAGAAGATACTGTTGTTTAGACATAATTAATTGTTTAGGCTTAGATTATATCTGAAGGTTTTTACACATGCAGTTCGAGTATAAGCTAAaccgttttcattcattttcgcTTGTTTTTCGCTATAATTAAGTTTATTAACGTACTATACACACTGTGcaattatttcaaattatttcattattttgtttccgCCTAAAATGCCGAGACACAGAATAATCATCTGCAACtacaaatactttattttaaaaggcagCACAATATTACAGTATTTTTATGGGATTTGTAAACCATGTCCCTGTAATCTGGTTCATAATTAATACCCATTACCGACGGATGAGGATATACCTTGCGCATTTGTCTCGATTGCCTGCAGTGTGCAGCCCTCGACTTCCGGTGTAACCTTTTACACTGTCTGCCGTTAAGCCGGactgaccacgaacttgtattattggactgctggcagacgattttttttttttttcaagttataactattaaaacgaggcacgagaccacaaagcttctggtttaatcacatttcagattaactactaaaacgaggcatgagactacaaagcttccggtttagtcacattctttgtttaggttcgccAAGGCTAaaagcggagaacttcgcaagaggctaatcgttggtcttggcagacagacagcagtccacctatacacgtccgtggacTGACGATAAGGATCGAGGTGCTTTTCTCTTCACGATAACTAGCAACAGTGCTGTTTGGTCAGCTGGGGCTAGAAGCACAGCGTTACATCACTTGGCGCGGAACGATACCTTGCATAAAACAACAGGCGAGGAATTTCTCAACCATTATTGAGCACGGCTGCGTTGACCCTGTACGTGAGAAATGCACGGTGGTCCTAGCTATAGTTCATTATGTAGTGCTGGTGGTCGTGGGGTGGGGAATTCATGTGCATCTTCTGGGAACGAAGCATGTGCGTAAGATAATTAATTCGGTTTGCTTGCTTCCTTATGTAGTGAGCGATCTGATCATGGGAAGGAATGGGATGGAGTCGGTCGCTGTTCCTGCACACCATTGCATCGCCATGtgaaaaacacaatgaaaaaaaaa
This window of the Pomacea canaliculata isolate SZHN2017 linkage group LG4, ASM307304v1, whole genome shotgun sequence genome carries:
- the LOC112561307 gene encoding zinc transporter 2-like isoform X1, yielding MSSSSQRHLTDEEPSGCLSPKSSDAGVFTAVDLGSATPRSLGVGDALEEMPDKARRGIHNEAASGGDQQGRRRAGEKVTFVFDNTNNIVTFERPVHDGIQTDGHGGMAENGQAFIGRSHCHTWPEESRLDKKARRRLIIASLLCLTFMIAEVVGGFLAHSLAVMSDAAHLLTDFASFMISLMALYLVSRPSTKRLSFGWYRAEILGALVSILMLWVITGVLVYSGVQRIESGDYEINATIMLITSGTGVFFNIVLAVSLHQHDHGHGHSHSHGHGHSHGSSDSIVSKPNSPLLPSENGGTSVSQYGSMRSTDGVQDQASTIQKSKKKASNINVQAAFIHVIGDLCQSVGVLVAAFIIYFKPEWKIADPICTFLFSVFVLITTLSIMRDILVVLMEGTPRNLSFEEVRATFLNLEGVQDLHDLRLWSLTMSKTALSVHLVVQKGVDPLQVVQAASFLIQQKFNISQTTMQVEEYVEEMDSCSQCQDLKD
- the LOC112561307 gene encoding zinc transporter 2-like isoform X2; this translates as MDNNFSINASEEDLLLNPDVSIISSSNSRGATPVVLTITVDHFKTSERNGAADKSQTYNVVAEEDVRPVHDGIQTDGHGGMAENGQAFIGRSHCHTWPEESRLDKKARRRLIIASLLCLTFMIAEVVGGFLAHSLAVMSDAAHLLTDFASFMISLMALYLVSRPSTKRLSFGWYRAEILGALVSILMLWVITGVLVYSGVQRIESGDYEINATIMLITSGTGVFFNIVLAVSLHQHDHGHGHSHSHGHGHSHGSSDSIVSKPNSPLLPSENGGTSVSQYGSMRSTDGVQDQASTIQKSKKKASNINVQAAFIHVIGDLCQSVGVLVAAFIIYFKPEWKIADPICTFLFSVFVLITTLSIMRDILVVLMEGTPRNLSFEEVRATFLNLEGVQDLHDLRLWSLTMSKTALSVHLVVQKGVDPLQVVQAASFLIQQKFNISQTTMQVEEYVEEMDSCSQCQDLKD